One Pyrus communis chromosome 4, drPyrComm1.1, whole genome shotgun sequence genomic region harbors:
- the LOC137731168 gene encoding malate dehydrogenase-like, with amino-acid sequence MAKQPARILVTGAAGQIGYALVPMIARGIMLGADQPVILHLLDIPPAAEALNGVKMELVDAAFPLLKGVVATTDVVEACTGVNIAVMVGGFPRKEGMERKDVMTKNVSIYRSQASALEKHAAPNCKVLVVANPANTNALILKEFAPSIPEKNITCLTRLDHNRALGQVSERLNVQVSDVKNVIIWGNHSSSQYPDVNHATVKTPSGEKGVRELVADDAWLNGEFISTVQQRGAAIIKARKLSSALSAASSACDHIRDWVLGTPEGTWVSMGVYSDGSYDVPPGLIFSFPVTCQHGEWKIVQGLSIDEFSRKKLNATAEELGEEKALAYSCLS; translated from the exons ATGGCGAAACAACCAGCTCGCATCCTCGTTACTGGAGCCGCAG GGCAAATTGGATATGCGCTTGTGCCGATGATTGCAAGGGGAATCATGCTCGGAGCGGATCAGCCGGTGATTCTGCACTTGCTTGATATTCCACCAGCTGCTGAGGCTTTGAATGGTGTCAAGATGGAGTTGGTGGACGCCGCTTTCCCTCTGCTTAAAG GTGTTGTTGCTACAACTGATGTTGTGGAGGCATGCACTGGAGTTAACATCGCCGTCATGGTGGGTGGCTTCCCAAGGAAAGAGGGCATGGAAAGGAAAGACGTCATGACAAAGAACGTTTCCATCTACAGGTCCCAAGCTTCTGCACTGGAAAAGCATGCAGCTCCCAACTGCAAG GTTTTGGTTGTTGCTAATCCCGCAAACACCAATGCATTGATCTTGAAGGAATTTGCACCATCAATTCCTGAGAAAAACATCACCTGTTTGACTAGACTAGATCATAACAGGGCCTTGGGCCAGGTTTCTGAGAGATTGAATGTTCAAGTTTCTGATGTTAAGAATGTTATTATCTGGGGTAACCACTCATCGTCGCAGTATCCTGATGTCAACCATGCAACTGTCAAGACACCATCTGGGGAGAAAGGTGTCCGTGAGCTTGTTGCTGATGATGCATG GTTGAATGGAGAATTCATTTCCACTGTTCAACAACGTGGTGCTGCAATCATCAAGGCCCGTAAGCTGTCAAGTGCATTATCTGCTGCAAGTTCTGCTTGTGATCACATTCGTGATTGGGTACTTGGAACCCCGGAG GGCACTTGGGTTTCCATGGGTGTTTACTCTGACGGCTCATACGATGTACCTCCTGGTCTCATTTTCTCATTCCCAGTCACTTGCCAACATGGGGAGTGGAAGATTGTTCAAG GACTCTCTATTGACGAGTTCTCGAGGAAGAAGTTGAATGCAACTGCAGAGGAGCTGGGTGAGGAGAAAGCTTTGGCATACTCTTGCCTCTCTTAG